A DNA window from Ranitomeya imitator isolate aRanImi1 chromosome 2, aRanImi1.pri, whole genome shotgun sequence contains the following coding sequences:
- the LOC138665424 gene encoding uncharacterized protein produces MEGVLANIAKIYADFTFEANQLAVSVREREEQRLRILRQRRKRRLWIHPITAQRMTRGVYSTLYMELRENPQKFFNYVRMRAENFEFLLGYVEDCIRRRDTQMRFSISPAERLMVTIRFLATGESFSSLHFQFRLGISTISGIIRDTCRALWECLQVEYIPEPSQERWLEIAQNFHQICQFPNCVGAVDGKHIRIVKPSGSGSQFYNYKKYFSIVLMAIADAQCKFIAIDIGAYGRANDSQIFKNSPMGRRLYGETFDFPPPRPLPGTTGPPLPFVCVGDDAFQLSPHLLKPFGSSGLTQRKKIYNYRLTRARRVVECAFGILTAKWRVLLTAIKLQTETVDDVVKACVVLHNFVLSKEQVSLEDNVSESTLRDYHNTTFRSPVAVSRMRDSFADYFMSPAGSVDWQYEMV; encoded by the exons atggaaggagtcctggcgaacattgcaaagatctatgcggattttacttttgaggcaaatcagttggcagtcagcgttcgagagagggaggaacaaagactgcgcatcctacggcagcggcggaagagaaggctgtggatccatcccatcacagcacaacgtatgacccgtggtgtttattccacgctttacatggaactaagggaaaaccctcaaaagttcttcaattatgtgaggatgagagctgaaaatttcgagtttttattgggctatgtggaagactgtatacggagacgagacacccagatgcgattctcaatatcaccagcagagcgtctcatggtgactattcg attccttgcaactggagagtcgttctcatccctccattttcagtttcgacttgggatatccaccatctcggggatcatcagagatacctgccgtgcattgtgggagtgcctacaagtggaatacatcccagagccatcacaggagaggtggctggagatcgcccaaaattttcatcaaatttgccagtttccaaattgtgttggagcagttgatggaaagcacatacggatcgtcaaaccttcaggctctggatcacagttttataactataagaagtacttctctattgtgttgatggccatagccgatgcacaatgcaagttcatcgctattgatatcggtgcgtatggacgcgcaaatgattcacaaatctttaaaaattcaccaatggggcgccgtttatatggagagacatttgattttccgccccctagacctctccctggaaccactggtccaccattaccatttgtttgtgttggagatgatgccttccagctttccccacacttgctgaaaccctttggaagtagtggactgacccagaggaaaaaaatttacaattaccgcttaaccagagcacgaagagtagtggaatgtgcttttggcatcttaactgccaaatggagagtcttgctaactgcaattaaactgcagactgaaactgtcgatgatgtggtcaaagcgtgcgttgtcctgcacaattttgttttatcaaaagaacaagtttccctggaggataatgtttcagaaagcaccttacgggattaccaCAACAcaacttttcgcagtccagtagcagtctccagaatgcgggacagttttgcagactacttcatgtctcctgcaggatcagttgactggcagtatgaaatggtgtaa